A genomic window from Deltaproteobacteria bacterium includes:
- a CDS encoding response regulator, translated as MAKVLVIDDEPMILWPIQQVLGAAGHQVCVAESAAQGLRLFQEQRPDVILLDIRLPDVDGLTILRRIVAEGGPRTAVIMMTAFDDWGANRSAAMSLGAAAYLAKPFDFEKLDTIVRKTLAAQPGADRPGR; from the coding sequence ATGGCGAAGGTGCTCGTGATTGACGACGAACCAATGATTCTCTGGCCAATCCAGCAAGTGCTGGGCGCCGCTGGCCATCAGGTCTGCGTCGCCGAGAGCGCGGCGCAAGGGTTGAGGTTGTTTCAAGAACAGCGTCCCGACGTGATCCTTCTCGACATACGGCTGCCCGATGTAGATGGTCTAACGATCTTGCGACGGATCGTTGCTGAAGGCGGACCACGAACCGCCGTGATCATGATGACTGCCTTCGACGACTGGGGTGCGAACCGGAGCGCGGCCATGAGTCTGGGTGCCGCCGCATACCTCGCCAAGCCCTTTGATTTCGAGAAGCTCGACACGATAGTCCGAAAGACGCTCGCGGCGCAGCCAGGTGCGGATCGCCCAGGCCGATGA
- a CDS encoding sigma-54-dependent Fis family transcriptional regulator, translating to MSRERVLIVDDEEGMLEVCADILGKLPETTITLERSSRQAAELLAKNSFDLLITDIRMPEITGVELLRIARERDPDIPVLMLTAFPAVETAVESMKLGAADYITKPFLPDDLLVTARRLLDERRLRQENTLLGRQVERPYCFDEIIGTSPAMQVVFQKIQRVSATDADVLILGETGAGKELVARSIHRHSLRSNARFVPVDCGAIPENLLESELFGHERGAFTGAHMRSLGLLELADGGTFFLDEIGELPLSLQAKLLRTLQERKFRRVGGKEEIAVNVRVIAATNRDLAVEMRERRFRDDLYYRINVARIEIPPLRERPDDIALLINHFVERYAGEMGKSHATVDPAVSEVLSRYRWPGNVRELQNVVKRTLTMSHRAVISLDDLPDEIVIQAHELAEENHGGFFQLRAQRVMAFEKEYLAELLERWQGDVSRAAREARLPRGTLYRLLKKHDLNADDFRA from the coding sequence ATGTCTAGGGAGCGAGTCCTCATCGTAGACGACGAAGAAGGCATGCTCGAAGTCTGCGCCGATATCTTGGGCAAGCTGCCTGAGACGACCATCACCCTTGAGCGGAGCAGCCGCCAGGCCGCCGAGCTGTTGGCCAAGAACAGCTTCGATCTGCTGATCACGGACATCCGCATGCCCGAAATCACCGGCGTCGAACTGCTCCGGATCGCACGCGAACGCGATCCCGACATTCCGGTCCTGATGCTGACCGCGTTCCCGGCCGTAGAGACGGCCGTCGAGAGCATGAAGCTGGGCGCAGCCGACTACATCACCAAGCCCTTCTTGCCGGACGATCTGCTGGTCACCGCCCGTCGCTTGCTGGACGAGCGCCGCTTGCGCCAGGAGAACACGCTGCTCGGGCGCCAAGTGGAGCGGCCCTATTGCTTCGACGAGATCATCGGTACCAGCCCGGCGATGCAAGTGGTCTTCCAGAAGATCCAGCGGGTCTCCGCCACCGACGCCGACGTCCTGATCCTGGGCGAAACCGGAGCGGGGAAGGAGCTGGTCGCGCGCAGCATTCACCGGCACAGCCTACGGAGCAACGCACGTTTCGTGCCGGTCGACTGCGGCGCGATTCCGGAGAACCTGTTGGAGAGCGAGCTCTTCGGTCACGAGCGCGGCGCCTTCACCGGCGCGCACATGCGCAGCCTCGGGCTCCTGGAACTGGCCGACGGCGGCACCTTCTTCCTCGACGAAATCGGCGAGTTGCCCCTGTCCCTGCAAGCCAAACTGCTGCGGACTCTACAAGAGCGCAAGTTCCGCCGTGTCGGCGGCAAGGAGGAGATCGCCGTTAACGTACGCGTGATCGCCGCCACCAATCGCGACTTGGCGGTCGAGATGCGCGAGCGGCGCTTCCGCGATGACCTCTATTATCGTATCAACGTGGCCCGCATCGAGATCCCGCCGCTGCGCGAGCGCCCCGACGACATTGCACTGCTGATCAATCACTTCGTCGAGCGCTACGCCGGCGAGATGGGCAAGTCCCACGCCACGGTCGATCCGGCGGTGAGCGAAGTGCTCTCGCGCTACCGTTGGCCCGGCAACGTCCGCGAATTGCAGAATGTCGTTAAACGCACGCTGACGATGAGCCACCGTGCCGTCATCTCGCTCGACGACCTGCCCGACGAGATCGTCATCCAGGCCCACGAGCTAGCTGAAGAGAATCACGGCGGGTTCTTCCAGCTGCGGGCGCAGCGGGTGATGGCCTTCGAGAAGGAATACCTCGCGGAGCTGCTCGAACGCTGGCAGGGCGACGTCTCGCGCGCCGCCCGCGAAGCCCGCCTGCCGCGCGGTACGCTCTACCGGCTACTGAAGAAGCACGATCTTAACGCCGACGACTTCCGCGCCTGA
- a CDS encoding DUF4921 family protein — MPVEFRKDGDQLVWVRNPFTRAITYFTHVHLKRSGFIRRAQEAALRPAPPDSVAAEAERRAELERARRDCAFCPGNEHLTMEEVCRLSPSQVFGAHAAASHTRGDWLIRAFYNIVPRLPECCTGGRNESYVVVEDPRHFADDARGHEDILYTAMLPPEQFRALIEAAIVVARRAYRNPAVNAVLVRKNQGRDSGASQPHLHCQVIGSDLPFAAVELEAAALAGEPGLWDEIIRFMDGEGFVLERRDGWVSYFCPFGIFPRSYEIVLPSYRGRVVDLPAAQLHTLADLLQAILSSLGPLSLDYEIHDGLGVPVHAHVNARHYPYSNIGGTINLPSTLLGPTSIAERRRPAAGPSSS; from the coding sequence ATGCCGGTTGAGTTCCGCAAGGACGGCGATCAACTCGTCTGGGTGCGCAATCCCTTCACCCGCGCGATCACCTACTTCACTCATGTGCATCTCAAGCGCAGTGGTTTCATCCGCCGCGCACAGGAAGCCGCGCTGCGACCGGCCCCGCCGGACTCGGTGGCGGCCGAGGCCGAGCGGCGCGCGGAATTGGAACGGGCACGCCGCGATTGCGCGTTTTGCCCCGGTAACGAGCACTTGACGATGGAAGAGGTCTGTCGCCTGAGCCCGAGCCAGGTGTTCGGTGCGCACGCGGCCGCCAGCCATACCCGGGGTGATTGGCTGATTCGCGCTTTCTACAACATCGTGCCGCGCTTGCCGGAATGCTGCACCGGCGGGCGCAACGAATCGTACGTTGTGGTCGAGGATCCGCGCCACTTCGCCGACGATGCGCGCGGCCATGAGGATATTCTTTACACCGCGATGCTGCCGCCCGAACAGTTTCGTGCCCTGATCGAGGCGGCGATAGTGGTGGCGCGCCGGGCGTATCGCAACCCGGCGGTGAACGCGGTGCTGGTGCGCAAGAACCAGGGCCGCGATTCGGGCGCCTCGCAGCCCCACCTGCATTGCCAGGTGATCGGCTCCGACCTGCCGTTCGCGGCCGTCGAGCTCGAAGCCGCGGCGCTCGCCGGCGAGCCCGGGCTGTGGGATGAAATCATCCGCTTCATGGATGGTGAAGGCTTCGTGCTCGAACGGCGTGACGGCTGGGTGTCGTACTTCTGCCCCTTCGGCATCTTCCCGCGCAGTTACGAGATCGTGCTTCCGAGCTATCGCGGGCGGGTAGTCGATCTGCCGGCCGCGCAGCTGCACACGCTTGCCGATCTGCTCCAAGCGATCTTGAGCAGCCTCGGCCCGCTCTCCCTCGACTACGAAATTCACGACGGCCTGGGTGTGCCAGTACACGCTCATGTGAACGCGCGTCACTATCCGTACTCCAACATCGGCGGCACCATCAACCTGCCGTCGACATTGCTCGGCCCCACCTCCATTGCCGAGCGCCGCCGGCCAGCCGCCGGGCCAAGCAGCTCGTGA
- a CDS encoding glycosyltransferase family 39 protein yields MFAARLAPPKAAAALLVVVLAVAAWVYGSGLGEPVLLDDPNDAQYAEVAREMVESGEWLSPQLDGVLFLNKPPLAYWLIGVSYKIFGVSELAARLPGALSALVLAWLMWRLGCALWNEWVGLNAAAVWLGTAGVLIEARFVRPDLLLTAAVAGALLACTRLRQCPTDRWALISWQVALAAALLAKGIVGLLLPGGALVVAVLAAGRAELVRTLSHPRAWWLFALLVVPWHVVAGLRHAGFAWDYIVNQHLLFFLDRKIPRDSEGIALWHFWAAFAARLFPWTVFVPLAAVKLRPRGDFSRRWAGGLVLGWAAAVMALFSAAGSRLEHYAIPALPACALMVGALFHNGLGRALLIAHVLPLIGTGVGMVLVVPPLLASADFLEAATGLPELSRLAGYVFTAAAVAMLALAAVRPRLAAGPVLVAMCALVPIMRQGLTMMAPFNSSAPLAAVINNVAAAGDTLVYEAPIEYQSGAGLFFYTRRKWAVLRPAGFVPPPYLAPHQGELFIDRAELERRWHGAERIFLVSDPLARGRQSMVGIVPEPMWVVAHIGNRWIVSNQSP; encoded by the coding sequence ATGTTCGCCGCGCGCCTGGCGCCACCGAAAGCGGCGGCGGCACTGCTAGTCGTTGTGCTGGCGGTGGCCGCGTGGGTTTACGGCAGCGGGCTGGGCGAGCCGGTGTTGCTGGACGACCCCAACGACGCGCAATACGCGGAGGTGGCGCGTGAGATGGTCGAGAGCGGCGAGTGGCTCAGCCCGCAGCTTGACGGCGTGCTGTTCCTCAACAAGCCGCCGCTGGCGTATTGGCTGATCGGGGTGTCGTATAAGATCTTCGGCGTAAGCGAGTTAGCCGCGCGCCTGCCGGGGGCGTTGAGTGCGCTGGTGCTGGCGTGGTTGATGTGGCGCCTGGGTTGCGCGCTGTGGAACGAGTGGGTTGGGCTCAATGCCGCGGCGGTGTGGCTGGGCACCGCGGGCGTTCTGATCGAGGCGCGCTTTGTGCGCCCTGACTTGCTACTGACGGCGGCCGTTGCCGGGGCGTTGCTGGCATGTACCCGCCTGCGGCAATGCCCCACTGATCGTTGGGCGCTGATCAGCTGGCAGGTGGCGTTGGCGGCGGCGTTGCTGGCCAAAGGTATAGTCGGGCTGCTGCTGCCGGGCGGCGCGCTGGTAGTGGCGGTGTTGGCGGCCGGTCGTGCTGAGCTGGTTCGGACGCTGTCGCACCCACGCGCCTGGTGGCTGTTCGCGCTGCTGGTTGTGCCGTGGCACGTGGTGGCGGGGCTGCGCCACGCGGGCTTTGCCTGGGATTACATCGTCAACCAACACCTGCTGTTCTTCCTCGATCGCAAGATTCCCCGCGACTCAGAGGGGATCGCACTCTGGCATTTCTGGGCCGCGTTTGCGGCACGGTTGTTTCCCTGGACGGTGTTTGTTCCGCTGGCCGCGGTTAAGCTCCGGCCCCGCGGCGATTTCAGCCGACGATGGGCGGGCGGATTAGTGCTGGGCTGGGCCGCTGCGGTGATGGCCTTGTTTTCGGCCGCCGGATCGCGCTTAGAGCACTATGCCATCCCGGCGCTGCCGGCCTGCGCGCTGATGGTCGGCGCGCTCTTCCATAACGGGCTGGGACGCGCACTGCTGATTGCGCACGTACTGCCGCTGATCGGCACCGGCGTCGGGATGGTGCTGGTGGTGCCACCGCTGTTGGCGTCGGCCGATTTTCTCGAAGCGGCCACAGGACTGCCCGAATTGAGCCGGCTAGCCGGGTACGTCTTCACGGCCGCGGCGGTGGCCATGCTGGCGCTGGCCGCGGTGCGGCCGCGGTTGGCGGCCGGCCCGGTGCTAGTGGCGATGTGCGCGCTGGTGCCGATCATGCGTCAAGGACTAACGATGATGGCGCCGTTCAACTCGAGCGCACCGCTGGCGGCCGTCATTAACAACGTGGCGGCCGCGGGCGACACCTTGGTCTACGAAGCTCCGATCGAGTACCAGAGCGGCGCCGGCTTGTTCTTCTACACCCGCCGCAAGTGGGCCGTGCTGCGCCCCGCTGGCTTCGTGCCGCCGCCGTACTTGGCGCCGCATCAGGGCGAGCTGTTCATCGACCGGGCTGAACTGGAGCGCCGCTGGCACGGCGCTGAGCGCATCTTCCTGGTGTCCGATCCGCTGGCACGAGGCCGCCAGTCGATGGTGGGGATTGTGCCCGAGCCGATGTGGGTCGTGGCCCACATCGGCAACCGCTGGATTGTCAGCAACCAGAGCCCGTAA
- a CDS encoding NAD-dependent protein deacylase: METADKLAAHIGQAAALLAAARYAVALTGAGISVESGIPPFRGPGGLWTKHGEPPLNGYQRFLADPRQAWEERLRPSGPMGELWQTLQQARPNPGHYALAELEALGVLRCLITQNVDDLHRQAGSRQVAEIHGNYRLVRCLECGVRLPFEEVSLAELPPRCRQCGGIMKSDTVSFGEPIPPDVLERCFDESERADCMLVAGTSATVYPAAQFPLSVRQRHGHLIEINPYESEISSLCTVTLAGPAGEVLSQLVERLKALRAG; the protein is encoded by the coding sequence ATGGAGACCGCGGACAAACTCGCAGCGCATATTGGTCAAGCGGCGGCGTTGCTTGCGGCAGCGCGCTATGCGGTCGCCCTGACCGGTGCCGGGATCTCGGTGGAAAGCGGCATTCCGCCGTTTCGCGGGCCGGGCGGCTTGTGGACCAAGCACGGCGAGCCGCCGCTGAACGGCTACCAGCGTTTTCTCGCCGATCCGCGCCAGGCGTGGGAAGAGCGCCTGCGGCCGAGCGGCCCGATGGGTGAGCTGTGGCAGACGCTGCAACAGGCAAGACCGAACCCGGGCCATTACGCGCTTGCCGAGTTGGAAGCGCTTGGCGTGTTGCGCTGCCTGATCACGCAGAACGTGGACGACCTCCACCGCCAGGCGGGCAGCCGGCAGGTGGCCGAGATTCACGGCAACTACCGGCTGGTACGCTGCCTCGAGTGCGGGGTGCGCTTGCCGTTCGAAGAGGTCTCGTTGGCCGAGCTGCCGCCACGCTGCCGGCAATGCGGCGGCATCATGAAGAGCGATACCGTTTCGTTCGGCGAGCCGATCCCGCCCGACGTGCTCGAGCGCTGCTTTGACGAGAGCGAACGGGCCGACTGCATGTTGGTGGCCGGCACCTCGGCCACGGTCTATCCGGCGGCGCAGTTTCCGCTCTCGGTGCGGCAGCGGCACGGCCACCTGATCGAAATCAATCCCTACGAAAGCGAAATCTCGTCGCTGTGCACGGTCACGCTGGCAGGACCCGCCGGTGAGGTGCTCTCCCAGCTGGTGGAGCGCCTCAAGGCGCTGCGCGCTGGTTGA
- a CDS encoding PAS domain S-box protein: MTTTPLVDLTAGLRRDLIQRAAYPLLVLRVVEGLASWVLFNEVFLVHTRPAHAWLVHCGYLTYFAANLFVSLRYRSGKVSRRLVAIDVLANLIPPLLVIAGVGGLANPVLLIFLLKMFSYAFIFGPEWGAVGIGVGTTGIALLLAVNRLGWWIIAPITQVPLETQRMATDLVLGLVLAMASGGAMYFLRYASQREADAHQEIVRAREAADRQHATAGVTSALLAVSQAISRLTRLDDILATVVEVVPQVLSVEYCTVFLWREDSGVYAGAAAAGVEHDIAERFTTMRLRPEEVPDFEWVRRLGHCAVVSPSDGLPPGVPAVPTLLITPLTSGGHFFGVMQLARQRRGATFTQNDLKIADGVAGQTAVALERAQLVEESRRLVRAVESTGEAVLITDARQRVHFVNAAFLRTFGYTREEIIGQDAARLTQGLSPEWVQQLNRELLSQGWRGEAVARRRDGSEVPILLDASLIRDERGRVLGAVALIEDISQQKLLQEQLRRADRLAASGEMAAGIAHEVNNALVGILVQTELADGDAPAEELRGALRRVEGQGRRIASIVQALLGFARPQAPRREPVELRALITETLALLDHELRRNAVTVRLDCPAALPPVLADSKQIEQVLVNLFTNAIQAMGRGGGTLSIRGNAEDERVRVEVSDTGPGITPENLERVFDPFFTTKPEGSGLGLSVSYGIMRAHDGDLTARSEPGCGTTFCLLLPSAPRVAISGLRAALVVDDDDQVAESLVSLLQHVGLTAQRVASGTEALAVLLDRRDHFDVVLLDVRLPDISGPQVFARLQAERPQVARCVIFVTGGLWRSESRLREQLPPQPVLSKPCTESRLREALRALSAAPA, translated from the coding sequence ATGACGACCACGCCGCTTGTTGATCTGACAGCCGGGCTCAGAAGAGACCTCATTCAGCGGGCAGCATACCCGCTGCTGGTCTTGCGTGTGGTCGAGGGCCTGGCGTCCTGGGTACTCTTCAACGAGGTCTTCCTGGTCCACACCCGGCCCGCGCATGCCTGGCTGGTCCACTGCGGCTACCTGACCTACTTCGCCGCCAACCTGTTTGTCAGCCTACGCTACCGCTCCGGCAAGGTCTCGCGACGGTTGGTGGCGATTGACGTGCTGGCCAACCTCATCCCGCCGCTGCTGGTGATCGCGGGCGTCGGCGGTTTGGCCAACCCGGTGTTGCTGATCTTCCTCCTGAAGATGTTCAGCTACGCCTTCATCTTCGGGCCAGAGTGGGGTGCCGTCGGTATCGGGGTCGGCACCACTGGGATCGCGCTGTTGCTAGCCGTCAATCGGCTCGGCTGGTGGATCATCGCGCCGATCACGCAGGTGCCGCTCGAGACCCAACGGATGGCCACCGATCTGGTGTTGGGGCTGGTGCTGGCGATGGCCAGCGGCGGGGCGATGTACTTCCTGCGTTACGCCAGCCAACGCGAAGCCGATGCCCACCAGGAGATCGTACGGGCGCGCGAGGCGGCCGACCGCCAGCACGCCACTGCCGGTGTCACCAGTGCACTACTGGCGGTCAGCCAGGCCATCAGCCGGCTCACCCGCCTCGACGATATTCTCGCCACGGTCGTGGAAGTGGTGCCGCAAGTGCTGTCGGTCGAGTACTGTACCGTCTTTCTGTGGCGTGAGGACAGCGGCGTGTACGCGGGCGCGGCCGCGGCCGGGGTGGAGCACGACATTGCCGAACGATTCACGACCATGCGGTTGCGGCCGGAGGAGGTCCCGGACTTCGAGTGGGTGCGCCGGTTGGGCCATTGCGCCGTGGTGTCGCCGAGCGACGGGCTGCCGCCTGGGGTTCCCGCCGTCCCGACATTGCTGATCACGCCGCTGACGAGCGGCGGCCACTTCTTCGGCGTCATGCAGCTGGCCCGCCAGCGCCGGGGCGCCACCTTTACACAGAATGACCTCAAGATCGCCGACGGTGTGGCGGGCCAAACCGCGGTCGCGCTCGAACGCGCGCAATTGGTCGAAGAAAGCCGCCGGCTGGTGCGCGCGGTTGAGAGCACGGGCGAGGCCGTGCTGATAACCGATGCACGCCAGCGCGTTCACTTCGTCAACGCCGCCTTTCTGCGGACCTTTGGTTACACCCGGGAGGAAATCATCGGCCAGGATGCCGCGCGGCTCACCCAGGGCCTGTCTCCCGAATGGGTGCAGCAGCTCAACCGCGAGCTGCTGTCGCAAGGGTGGCGGGGTGAAGCAGTGGCGCGGCGACGCGACGGCAGCGAAGTGCCGATTCTGCTCGACGCCAGCCTGATTCGCGACGAGCGCGGGCGCGTGCTCGGAGCGGTGGCGCTGATCGAGGACATTTCGCAGCAAAAGCTGTTGCAGGAGCAGTTACGCCGCGCCGATCGCCTGGCCGCCAGCGGCGAGATGGCCGCCGGCATCGCCCACGAGGTCAACAATGCTCTGGTCGGCATTCTCGTCCAAACCGAGCTGGCCGACGGCGACGCACCCGCCGAGGAGTTGCGCGGCGCACTGCGCCGCGTCGAGGGCCAGGGACGGCGGATCGCCTCCATCGTGCAGGCGCTGCTCGGCTTCGCCCGCCCGCAGGCGCCCCGGCGCGAACCGGTCGAATTGCGCGCCCTCATTACCGAAACCCTGGCCTTGCTCGACCACGAGCTGCGCCGCAATGCCGTGACGGTGCGGCTCGATTGTCCCGCCGCGCTGCCGCCGGTACTGGCGGACAGCAAACAGATCGAGCAAGTGCTGGTAAACCTCTTCACCAACGCCATCCAGGCCATGGGCCGCGGCGGCGGCACGCTGAGCATCCGCGGCAACGCCGAGGACGAGCGGGTGCGCGTAGAAGTCAGCGACACCGGCCCGGGCATCACGCCGGAGAACCTCGAACGTGTTTTTGATCCCTTCTTCACCACCAAACCCGAGGGCAGCGGCCTGGGCCTGAGCGTCAGCTACGGCATCATGCGCGCCCACGACGGCGACCTGACCGCGCGCAGCGAGCCGGGCTGCGGCACGACCTTCTGCTTGCTGCTCCCCAGCGCACCCCGCGTGGCCATCAGCGGCCTGCGGGCGGCGCTGGTGGTCGACGACGACGATCAAGTTGCCGAGTCCTTGGTCAGCTTGCTGCAGCACGTCGGCTTGACGGCACAACGGGTCGCCAGCGGCACCGAGGCGCTCGCGGTGCTCCTCGACCGGCGCGATCACTTCGACGTCGTGCTGCTCGACGTGCGCTTGCCGGACATCTCGGGACCACAGGTGTTCGCCCGCTTACAGGCCGAGCGCCCGCAAGTTGCCCGCTGCGTGATCTTCGTCACCGGCGGCCTATGGCGCAGCGAAAGCCGCTTGCGCGAGCAGCTGCCGCCGCAACCCGTGCTCAGCAAGCCGTGCACGGAATCGCGGCTGCGCGAGGCGCTGAGGGCATTATCGGCTGCGCCCGCCTGA
- a CDS encoding AsmA family protein codes for MHKLALTSAALALVLGLGLVIAAVSLNRLIAANRDAILSRVQAAAGRPVQVGGMAVRLAAGLGIGLTDITVSEDAAFGSEPCLQAAELTAGLKLWPLLRGRMEVGRMVLAAPTIRLVRSATGQWNYQSLGPAPPRAAAGAAFRPVVLAARAGGAPAGYRGEAGGPFTLLVESAAVRGGTLIIIDRLSSPPAVTTVRHVNLELRDVSRERPIGVDLIATVGGDTPNVRLTGVVGPLVRRERVPLSVKGRLGPFTGLQAVIDDLEVQAFLTPNAAELEHLGGNALGGSFRFTGSSGLSAGAPLQLAGELRGISIAQLLAVRGAPPSRSVEGDGVLRLDLHGSTGANVLRTLAGTVAADVAGGAIHDFNLASELLERTAGMPGLTQLIAGRIKPKYSRLFSGTDTNFDQLKATFRLAAGRAETNDLTATAEDFGVRAAGWFDFDRDLNLTGQLLMSKRFSDDVIGQVKEVRYLVNDVGQLAIPFELKGKLGEAKPRPDAAYLAHVLEQAVARGAAGELLGKLLGGKKPASGTPAPDAGDLLERGLRDLFGP; via the coding sequence ATGCACAAACTGGCGCTCACCTCGGCGGCACTCGCTCTCGTGCTGGGCCTCGGCCTGGTGATCGCCGCGGTGTCGCTCAATCGCCTGATCGCGGCCAACCGCGATGCCATCCTCAGCCGCGTGCAGGCGGCCGCCGGCCGCCCGGTGCAAGTCGGCGGCATGGCAGTGCGGCTGGCGGCCGGACTCGGCATCGGACTTACTGACATCACCGTGAGTGAGGATGCGGCCTTCGGGAGCGAGCCGTGCTTGCAAGCGGCCGAGCTGACCGCCGGGCTGAAACTGTGGCCGTTGTTGCGCGGGCGGATGGAGGTCGGGCGGATGGTGTTGGCCGCCCCCACTATCCGGCTGGTGCGGTCGGCCACTGGGCAGTGGAACTACCAGAGCCTCGGGCCGGCGCCGCCGCGGGCCGCTGCCGGAGCGGCTTTCCGTCCGGTGGTGTTAGCGGCAAGAGCGGGCGGCGCACCCGCCGGCTACCGCGGCGAAGCGGGTGGGCCGTTCACGTTGCTGGTCGAGTCGGCGGCGGTGCGCGGCGGCACGCTCATCATCATCGATCGCCTGTCGTCGCCGCCGGCGGTGACCACGGTGCGACACGTCAACCTCGAGCTGCGTGATGTGAGCCGCGAACGGCCGATCGGCGTTGACCTGATCGCGACGGTCGGTGGTGACACGCCGAATGTCCGACTCACCGGCGTGGTCGGGCCGCTGGTGCGGCGAGAACGGGTGCCGCTGTCGGTGAAAGGAAGGCTGGGGCCGTTCACCGGGCTACAGGCAGTGATTGATGATCTCGAGGTGCAGGCCTTCTTGACGCCGAACGCGGCCGAGTTGGAGCATCTCGGCGGCAACGCGCTTGGCGGCAGCTTTCGCTTCACCGGCTCATCCGGCTTGAGCGCGGGCGCGCCGCTGCAGCTGGCGGGCGAGTTGCGCGGCATCAGCATCGCGCAATTGCTGGCGGTGCGTGGCGCGCCGCCGTCGCGCTCCGTCGAGGGCGACGGGGTGCTGCGGCTCGACTTGCATGGAAGTACCGGGGCCAACGTGCTGCGAACGCTGGCCGGCACCGTCGCCGCGGATGTGGCCGGGGGCGCAATCCACGACTTCAACTTAGCCAGCGAGTTGCTTGAACGAACCGCCGGTATGCCGGGATTGACCCAGCTGATCGCCGGGCGAATCAAGCCCAAGTACAGCCGCCTGTTCAGCGGCACCGACACCAACTTCGACCAGCTGAAGGCGACCTTCCGGCTCGCCGCCGGCCGGGCCGAGACCAATGACCTGACGGCGACTGCGGAGGACTTCGGCGTCCGTGCGGCCGGCTGGTTCGATTTTGATCGCGATCTCAACCTGACTGGACAGCTGCTGATGTCTAAGCGGTTCAGCGACGATGTTATCGGTCAGGTCAAGGAAGTCCGCTACCTGGTGAACGATGTCGGCCAGTTGGCCATACCGTTCGAGCTCAAGGGGAAACTCGGCGAGGCCAAGCCGCGCCCGGACGCCGCCTACCTCGCCCACGTGCTCGAACAGGCGGTGGCCCGGGGCGCGGCCGGCGAGTTGCTCGGCAAGCTGCTCGGCGGCAAGAAGCCGGCGAGCGGTACGCCAGCGCCCGATGCCGGCGACCTGCTGGAGCGCGGGCTACGCGACCTGTTCGGGCCGTGA
- a CDS encoding enoyl-CoA hydratase/isomerase family protein gives MVYEHITLTRSDEGIVTLTFNRPETRNSMTPAMGDEVVAAVGEIRADSQARVFVLTGAGKAFSSGGDLGMLARDSGAASGGGPSMLGAPRDFYARYLALRQLAIPTIAAINGHAIGAGLCIALACDLRMAASDAKMGMTFAKLGIHPGMGATYFLPRLIGTARAAELFFTGRVFDAAEAERLGVINRAVPREQLHDQVMALAREIAGCAPLAVRMTKKALYRGGEHSLDDMLDFEALQQGITFTTDDAREGVLAIMEKRTPKFRGA, from the coding sequence ATGGTGTACGAGCACATCACCCTGACCCGCAGCGACGAGGGCATCGTCACTCTGACCTTCAACCGGCCGGAGACCCGCAACTCGATGACCCCCGCGATGGGGGACGAGGTGGTGGCGGCGGTCGGTGAGATTCGCGCCGACTCGCAGGCCCGCGTGTTCGTCCTCACCGGTGCGGGTAAGGCTTTCAGTTCCGGCGGTGATCTCGGCATGCTCGCCCGCGACAGCGGCGCCGCCAGTGGCGGCGGGCCGAGCATGCTCGGTGCCCCGCGCGATTTCTATGCCCGCTATCTCGCGCTCAGACAGCTGGCGATCCCCACCATCGCCGCCATCAACGGCCACGCCATCGGCGCCGGCCTCTGCATCGCACTCGCTTGTGATCTGCGCATGGCTGCCAGTGACGCGAAGATGGGGATGACCTTCGCCAAGCTGGGCATTCACCCGGGCATGGGCGCGACTTACTTCTTGCCGCGCTTGATCGGCACCGCGCGCGCGGCCGAGCTGTTCTTCACCGGTCGCGTCTTCGACGCCGCCGAGGCCGAGCGCCTCGGCGTCATCAATCGCGCCGTGCCGCGCGAGCAACTCCACGACCAGGTCATGGCGCTGGCGCGCGAGATCGCCGGTTGCGCGCCGCTGGCCGTGCGGATGACCAAGAAGGCGCTCTACCGCGGCGGCGAGCATAGCCTGGATGACATGCTCGACTTCGAAGCCCTGCAACAAGGCATCACCTTCACTACCGACGATGCCCGCGAGGGCGTGCTGGCGATCATGGAGAAACGGACCCCGAAGTTCCGCGGGGCCTGA
- a CDS encoding isochorismatase family protein codes for MAHARVLDRVHSALVVIDVQEAYRGVTFGHDALVGSLRRLLQVATAVHIPLLVTEQYPKGLGHTMKEVAEVFPSGQEVVTKLSLSCCGEAGFVTALEALRRRQIVVCGVEAHACVNQTVHDLLDQGYQVHLPHDAISSRFEADYRVAWDKMIGSGAVPTSVEMIALEWVRTAATPDFRVVQRLIK; via the coding sequence ATGGCTCATGCTCGCGTGCTCGATCGGGTACACAGTGCCCTGGTCGTAATCGACGTGCAGGAAGCGTATCGCGGGGTCACCTTCGGCCACGATGCCTTGGTTGGCAGCCTGCGTCGTTTGTTGCAGGTGGCCACGGCGGTGCACATTCCCTTGCTGGTTACCGAGCAGTACCCGAAGGGGCTCGGCCATACCATGAAAGAGGTTGCCGAAGTCTTCCCGTCGGGCCAGGAGGTGGTGACCAAGCTCTCGCTCAGCTGTTGCGGCGAGGCCGGCTTTGTGACGGCACTCGAGGCCTTGCGGCGGCGCCAGATCGTAGTCTGCGGCGTGGAAGCTCACGCTTGTGTGAACCAGACCGTGCACGATCTGCTGGACCAAGGCTATCAGGTCCACCTGCCCCACGACGCGATTTCCTCGCGCTTCGAAGCCGACTATCGGGTGGCGTGGGACAAGATGATCGGCTCGGGGGCCGTGCCCACCAGCGTCGAGATGATCGCGCTCGAATGGGTGCGCACTGCCGCGACACCGGATTTCAGAGTGGTGCAGCGGCTCATCAAGTAA